GAAATGTAAAAAATATCCAAACTCGAAATGTTATTAACCGAACACGAACGGGTAACCCGAAAAAACGAAAAAACCGAAAAATACGAAAAGATATCCGAAGAAACCGATCCGAATGTCCTAAATAATATACAATATAATTATATAAAATGAATACATACTTCAAATATTCAATTTCATATTTATTTTGATACGTTATCTAACAATAAGTATTTAAAATATAAATAACTACCTTAAATACTTAATTATATATAAATAAATATATATTTCTTATGTTTTAACTTTAAATTTTAGATTTTATTTCAGGTATATCCGAACCGACCTGATATAAACCGAATCCGAATGATATATGATTACTTTATGGGTTCTATGATGTGATACAAAACCCATCCGAACCCGATGTGTTATATCCGAACCTGACCTGTAGTTGCAAATTTACTAGAATGAGACCTATGAAGTATTATAAAAAAAAACTAAAATCCGAAAAACCCGATCCGAACGCCAACGGGTACCCGAACGCCCAGGCAATCCTTTCAAAAAAATAATAATGGGGAAAGGCTATGATGATGGCGTATTGTAGCCGGTAAAAAAATGAAAATTTTGGGAAAAAACAGATAAACTTACATCAACCGAGTCGTCTACTACTGGTATAGCTGAAACTAATGGATTCAGCTCTGGATCCTCTTTTCCTAAATAAATGATTAAGATTTAGCGTTTGATGAAGATTATATATGTATTATTTGATAATCAGAGTGTTCAACGAACCTCTTTGAGTTATAGACGAACTTGTGCAAGAAATTAGTAAGATGAAGAAGAGAACACACACTGTGAGGCACAAGGCTTGCTTCATGTTCTTGGCTGTGAAAGAGAGAGAGACAAAAGAGAGAAAAAGAAGGAAGAGTGAGAAGCGTTGTGAATTTTGATCCGTAGGTGTATACTAAATATAAATACATAATCTATTTAAAATTAAATATTTTATAAAAAAGTTTTTATTTTTTGTTCAAATGCTCGTGATACCTTGAAGTACGATGGACAATTATAAAACAGAGAGTACCTGATGTTAGCAAATGGAATGTGTAACTAAATTTGCAACATAAGATTCGATCGATAAAATTTAATCATATCAACCAGAAAATGTAAAAATCGAACCAAAACACAAGACTATTTTTTTTCAATTAGAGTAATTTTTTCTTTTTTGTCGATGTTATTACAAACTATGAGAAATATTACAAAACGATTCTATAGCCGGCAATTCTACATGCTTTATGAGGATTCACGTCTGGCTGTATCATCCTGAGCCGTCCTATGAGATTAATTTCTGACGGTACTCCTTGCGTCATGCCGAAGATCTCCTATATGTTTTTCTCCGTAAATCTGCATAATTCGTCTTTGATGGAATTCGAAACCCAGACCTCCTGGTGTAGAAACATTAATAAACCATTAGTCAAACCACTCGAGTAAGGGGTTTCCAATTCCATTTTGCCACCGATTTTTATAGTTAACACAATGTACCAAAACTTTTCCATAAAAACGAATTATTTACCTTTGTTACAAAAAATCGGTTTGTTTTATTATTTTATACACAGATCACATAGTGTGAAATTAAATAATGTTAAATGAAATATGATTGAGATAAATTATTCTGAGTACAAATGAAGGGGGACAAGGAAATCTTTTGCAATATCTTCAATCATTAGAATTGGTATAATATATTATTAAAAAAACTTTCTCTCGATAAGCGATGGAAAATGCGATCTAGGGTTTTATGGCTTCGCGGTGGTGGGATCCCGGCGATCTCGGTGTTTGCGGAGAGTTTTCTTCTAGGGAGGGCTTTGGCTTGGCGGGTTGGAAAGTCGTTTTGATTCTCCGATGGTTTGGATTGAAAAGGGATAAGGGAATAAGGGAAAGGTTAAGGAATCACAGGATTATAAGAGATCTACTTGCGATTTTGATTTTCATCAAGACGGTATCGCCGAGTAGGGAAGGTAATATTTCTGGAGATTGTAATCTACAGATTTTGGCTTTCTTATGGAGATCGGAGGAATCAATTACAGATTGGTTTCAATTAAAGTTTCAGGAATATTCGTTTGGGTTTTTGGTTGTGAAGTATCGCAGAAGATTTTGTTTTGTCAATCCCTTCCTGGAATGGTGATGATCAAATCTTTTCACAGATGCTACGCTCTTCCTTGGAGCTATTATATAAGGATTCTTGGGGTCTCTTATTGCAGCATAACACCCGCTTCGATATTTATCAGTTATAAGTCTCAAGCTTTTGATCCCAGTTGTTGTATTATGACGCAGAGCCTTCTGTTGGGAAATGCGGGGGTTTCAAACAACGGGGAGGGTACTAGGAAAAGGCTGAAGATCTCGGTGCCTCATTTCGATAATTCTGCCTTAATCAAGACGTACTCAAAAACGTTGGTGGGCAGGTGCATGAACCCGGAGGAGCAAGATATGATGGCGCTGCTTACGAATCTCCCGAAGATTTGGAAGCTGTAGGAGAAAATTGCGGGAGTTGATCTGGGTATGGTATGTTCCAGTTTGATTTTGAGAAGGAGGAGGACATCGATGGGGTGCTGAAGATGCAACTTTGACTACTGGATGCTCTTCGTTGCTCGCTGGCAGCCGAGGAAGCCGCAGCGTTACCCGTCGGAGATCACCTTTTGGGTTAGAGTAACTGGTGTTCCGCTAGAGTTTAGGACGGCCCCTACGTTTGAGAGCTTTGGGGATGCTATCGGGAGATCGGTGGCAATCGACGCGGATCATTCTAGATTCCAAGTGGTCGTGGACGCGTTCAAAGAGCTATGTCTTGAGACTACGGTGGATTTCAAGGGTGGGGAGTTCTATGAGGGAGAGGAAGCTCTAATATCCTTGCGCTACGAGAAGCTGTTTGGTTATTGCAAGATCTGTTACAGTCTATGCCATAAGGATAAGATCTGCCCCTTCAATAAGAAGAATTCTAAGAAGAGTCCTGAGAGGAAGCAGGAGGCTAGGGAAGGAAATGGGGGAGGGTATGATGGTGGCATGAATGAGGATCGAACCAGGAGCTATAAGGGAGTAGTCATCAACGGGAATGGTGGTCAGCAGACCAAAGTAGAGATTATTATGGGAAAGGCAAAGGGAAGATGTTTGAGGAGCAGGAGTCAAAATGGGTGAGAGTGCCTGAGAGAGGAAACAAGAAGAATTCCAATTACCGTGGAAACTACAGAGGAGATGGTGGCGTTTCACGTTCTAGGGGTGCTCGTCGAGAGGAATCGAGAGCATGGGAACAAGAAGGTCACTCTAGGTTCTCTTCAGGACAGGAGAAGGAGCATCACGGTAGATAGAGAGGAGGGGGAGATCATGGATACAAGGGTGGCAGTTGCGGCTCTACCTTCCCAACAGTTTCAGCTGGAGTTGGCTGAAACTCAAGCGAGGGGTACAGTTGTGATTTTTGATTCTATTGAAACGGAAAAGGGACTACAAACTTTACAAGGTTTGGGTGAGGGAACCAGATCACGTGGATGATGACTACGTTATGGGAATGGATGAGGTGAAGGCCTTTCTCGAGTATGGCATTGACATGGATGCTGCAGATGATTTAGAGGATGTTACAGAGGAGGAAATGGAGGAGTTGATTCTGGATAAGGAGAGTGTAGCACCTTTGGTTGAAACTGAGGCAGTAGGTGAGGTAGAGACAGAGAGAGGGCCGGTAACAGGTGCAGTGGCAAAGCAGCAGGGAACTCGCAAGAGGACTTTTAAGCCAACAGGCAGTGCAGCAGGAAGTACCAAAATGCGGATTGCAAATGCGCTGGTCAAAAGGGCTGCAGCAAAGGTGAGTTCTCGTCAGGGGGATGGTCGCAAGCAACAGGAGAGTAAGGGAACATCAATCCCGAAGCCTGGCAATTTTAAGGTTTGATTTATGGATCAAAGTTTTCTAGAAGAAAGAGTATGCTACTGGGATTTGGGTATTGGGGTTGGGTGTTTTTTATTTTTAATAAGCTTGTTAAGCATTTATTTTTCGTTTGTGGTAATGTTTATGGGTGGATTTCTTTCCGAGTTTGTCTCTAATACTTTGTAATCATAATATGATGAAGTATTGGATTTTTTTATGGTGTTTTGGATGATTGGTTCTGGGATTGGTCGGATATGCTACACTATTTTGCTTCAAAATTTGCATCAGAGATATTTCTATGTATTTGGATGTGTGGTGATCTTAATGGATGTTTGGGTATTGAATGGTATTCCTCTCGTTTAATGGTATGGTTCACAAGATTATATTGTTGCTTTCTATGTATATGAATTGTGGTGGCTGGCGAGATGGAATTGGTGTTCGGTTACGATCTCTCAAGTTGCGGCTTTTAGTTTGGAGTTGGGTTAATGAGATCTGTATGATCTCAACAGTCACTAGGGAGTATAATTTCTGGATTTTAATAATACGATTTGTTCTTATTTTTGTATGTGTGGAGCTGATACAAAAGGTGTGTATTGGTGAAAATGGAAATGGCGTTATAGCAAACATTTTGGTACAAGATGGTGGGTTTGTGGGCTCCGATGGGGTCGTGTATTATGGTGGTGGGATAATTGTTACGTTGGCTCAAGACCACTTAGTACTAGCTTCTGGACTGGAGAAAATGGAAATGGTGTTTTGGAATTTAAGTTTTTTCAAATGTTGGGGTATCTTCAAACCCCGTTTACTAGCTTTTGGGAGCATGATCAAATTTTAATTTATGCGGATTCTAAGTTGGAATTGTAGAGGAATGGAGAGTCATTGGACAATAAGTTATCTTCGGGAAATTTGGTATAAACATAAACCTGGTTTTTTTATTCATATCAGAAACCAAACAAGATTTTGATTTTGTTCAAAAATTTCAATCACATGCCGGTTATGATCACTTGGTGACAGTGGATCCTAATGGACGGAGTGGGGGGGGGGGGGNNNNNNNNNNNNNNGGGGGGGGGGGGTTTAGCGCTTTTTTATAATAACGACTATCAGGTACAGATTCTCTATTCGAGTAATCGAATGATCGATGTAGAGGCGGTGTCGCTGGGGAAAAAAGTTTACCTTACATTTGTGTATGGAGAACCGGTACAAAAATTGAGGGAACAGGTATTGGAGCGGTTGACGAGGTATTGGTTATCAAGAACAGATCCTTGGTTCATTATTGGAGATTTAAACGAGATTACCGGAAATCATGAAAAAGATGGGGGTTCTTTAAGAAGCGCAGGATCTTTTGTCCCTTTCAATGATATGATTAGAAACTGCGGTTTGTTGGAGTTTCCAGCTCAGGGAATCACATTTTCATGGCAGGGGAGAAGGGGAAAAAGAAAGGGGGCAGTAACGATCAGATGTCGACTAGATCGGGCTCTAGCAAACGAAGATTGGCACACGCTCTTTCCCTGTTCTCATACTGAGTATCTAGGGATGGTAGCGTCTGATCATCGGCCGGTGGTCGGTTTTTTGGAGGATAAAGTTTACCGTAGACGAGGGCAGTTTAGGTTTGATTAACGCTGGATCGGACAAGAGGGTCTCATGGAATCAATAGCCTCAGAAAGACTGGCACACACTCTTTCCATGTTCTTATACTGAGTATCTAGGGATGGTAGCGTCTGATCATCGGCCGGTGGTCGGTTTTTTGGAGGATAAAGTTTACCGTAGACGAGGGCAGTTTAGGTTTGATTAACGCTGGATCGGACAAGAGGGTCTCATGGAATCAATAGCCTCAGGCTGGCTGGAAAATAATGGGGGACCGACTGGGGATGTTGTTATAAGATTAGCAATTCTCGACATGAAATTGCAGTGTGGCAGAAAAATAACCCACCTTATGGAAAGGACAAAATTCAGAATCTCCAAAAAGCATTGGAAGAGGTTCAATCGTATAATAACCAAACGCAAGAGGAGATTTTGGAAGTTTCTAGAAAATTGCAAGAGGCTTATAAGGATGAGGAGGAGTATTGACACCAAAAAGTCGAAATATGTGGTACTCATGTGGAGACCTAAATACTAAATACTATCATGCTTTGACAAAACAAAGACGGATTCAAAATAGGATTGTGGGTCTTCATGATGAAACTGGTAATTGGATAAGATAGAAAAGGGTGTAGAAAAGGTGGCGGTGGACTATTTTGAAGACTTGTTCAGTACTACTTCTCCATCAGATTTTGACAGTTTCCTGGAAGAAATAATTCCGTCTATTACCCCACAAATGAATCATGGGTTGCTGAGGCCAGCAACGGAGGAGGAAGTCCATCAGACTTTGTTTATGATGCATCCGCAAAAAGCCCCAGGACCGGATGGGATGACGGCGCTTTTTATCCAACATGCATGGCATATCATAAAAAATGACTTGGT
This sequence is a window from Brassica oleracea var. oleracea cultivar TO1000 chromosome C1, BOL, whole genome shotgun sequence. Protein-coding genes within it:
- the LOC106310042 gene encoding putative phytosulfokines 6 produces the protein MKQALCLTVCVLFFILLISCTSSSITQRGKEDPELNPLVSAIPVVDDSVDKLMGMEYCGEGDEECLRRRMMTESHLDYIYTQHHKH